Proteins encoded by one window of Aulosira sp. FACHB-615:
- a CDS encoding EAL domain-containing protein, with the protein MPGNEWEKIRHLLVVQDLQGQRTIPLQETTYSIGRDSRNAIVLRSRSVSRQHAILLRVTLPETDQYGFRIIDGNFKGKSSTNGLYVNGMKCVSHNLQHGDVIAFGNNQVQAKYYAVSHISEKAFSESVDIENISDFLLEQAHAANPFPTLAVDPNFEAASETALARLASFPELIPNPIIEMDLGGTITYLNPAASAKFPKIREIGNKHPVLTGLLHALEDHQINSFSREITVDQEVFEQVIHYLPESDLIRTFIVRDITEQKQAEAELRQRDRLLQAVAEAANYLLVEMNYETGIDKALAVLGEAAKADRAYLFKNHRHSDTGEMALSLQFFWTRTNLTASRFHWQNQLYQSSELARWYGTLSCGKSISGNIREFPVAEQKLLAKDGIQSLLLVPLRLEDEFWGCIGLADCTSERTWSRHEESTLLTMAASISGAWQRQKVEEKIRYQALHDMLTGLPNRFLFNEILAKAIPNATRNRESLAVMFLDLDRFKVINDTLGHTIGDRLLQMVAQRLKESLREGDTVARWGGDEFTILLPHIKYLDEVAQVAQRILQSLEKIFCLDGHELYISASIGISVFDDHSHDVETLIQHADTALYYAKDEGRNNYQFYTTTLSGKTPELLNLEKSLRYAVERNELTVYYQPRVNIVTGKITGMEALVRWQNPDMGLVAPNIFIPLAEESGLIIPIGAWVLRTACIQNKAWQAAGLPPLTVAVNLSPKQFRQATLVEDVANILAETGLEPHFLELEITESTAIADLEFTRNVLQKLEQMGVHLSIDDFGTGHSSLSRLQLLPLHNLKIDRSFIQELTTDVRVAHIVKAIVTLGRNLGLRLTAEGVEKQEELDFLKSINCEDVQGYFFYKPMPSEKATEVLQNRHFSELEEKNGTGYKHVKSEVERMV; encoded by the coding sequence ATGCCAGGAAATGAGTGGGAAAAAATACGTCACCTTTTGGTTGTCCAAGACTTACAAGGACAAAGAACCATCCCACTACAAGAAACTACTTATTCCATTGGTCGAGATTCCAGAAATGCGATTGTGTTGCGATCTCGTTCCGTATCTAGACAACATGCCATTTTACTGCGTGTGACTCTTCCCGAAACTGACCAATATGGGTTTCGGATTATTGATGGCAACTTTAAAGGTAAGTCTAGTACTAACGGGTTATACGTCAATGGAATGAAATGCGTTTCCCATAATCTTCAGCATGGTGATGTGATTGCGTTTGGGAATAATCAAGTCCAAGCTAAATACTATGCAGTTTCGCATATTTCGGAAAAAGCTTTTTCCGAAAGTGTTGATATTGAAAACATCTCAGATTTTCTCTTAGAGCAGGCTCATGCGGCCAATCCTTTTCCCACCTTAGCGGTTGACCCTAATTTTGAAGCGGCCAGTGAAACTGCCCTAGCACGCCTAGCATCGTTCCCAGAACTCATTCCTAACCCAATTATTGAGATGGATTTGGGGGGAACAATTACCTATCTCAATCCAGCTGCATCGGCAAAATTTCCCAAGATTCGAGAAATTGGTAACAAGCATCCTGTACTGACAGGGTTACTCCATGCCTTGGAAGATCACCAGATCAATTCCTTTTCCCGTGAGATCACGGTTGATCAGGAAGTGTTTGAACAAGTTATTCACTACTTACCAGAAAGTGACTTAATTAGAACTTTTATAGTTAGGGATATTACAGAGCAGAAGCAAGCAGAAGCAGAATTGCGGCAACGCGATCGCCTATTGCAAGCAGTAGCCGAAGCTGCTAACTATTTGCTAGTGGAAATGAATTACGAAACTGGCATAGACAAAGCTTTGGCTGTACTAGGAGAAGCAGCTAAGGCTGATCGCGCTTATTTATTTAAAAACCATCGCCATTCAGATACAGGCGAAATGGCCCTGAGCTTGCAATTTTTCTGGACAAGAACAAATTTAACCGCATCTCGTTTTCACTGGCAAAATCAACTTTATCAATCTTCAGAATTAGCGCGTTGGTATGGCACACTCTCGTGCGGAAAATCGATTAGTGGCAATATCAGGGAATTTCCGGTAGCAGAACAAAAGCTATTAGCAAAAGATGGAATTCAATCTTTGCTTTTAGTTCCCTTACGGCTAGAAGATGAGTTTTGGGGTTGTATTGGTTTAGCCGACTGTACTTCTGAGCGTACTTGGTCAAGGCATGAAGAATCAACACTATTGACAATGGCGGCTAGTATTAGCGGTGCTTGGCAGCGTCAAAAAGTAGAAGAAAAAATCCGCTACCAAGCACTGCACGATATGCTGACGGGCTTACCCAATCGGTTCTTGTTTAATGAAATCTTGGCTAAAGCTATACCCAACGCCACACGCAACCGTGAAAGTTTAGCTGTGATGTTTCTGGATTTAGATCGCTTCAAAGTAATTAATGATACGTTAGGGCATACCATTGGTGACAGATTACTACAAATGGTGGCACAAAGACTCAAAGAATCTCTCAGAGAAGGAGATACCGTTGCTCGTTGGGGAGGAGACGAATTTACAATTTTGTTGCCCCATATTAAATATCTTGATGAAGTAGCTCAAGTAGCCCAAAGAATCCTGCAATCCTTAGAAAAGATTTTCTGTCTTGATGGCCATGAACTGTACATCAGTGCGAGTATTGGTATTTCTGTTTTTGATGACCACAGTCATGATGTTGAAACCTTAATTCAACATGCAGATACGGCGCTGTATTATGCCAAAGATGAAGGCAGAAATAATTATCAGTTTTATACCACTACCCTCAGTGGCAAAACTCCAGAACTGCTTAACTTAGAAAAAAGCTTGCGCTATGCCGTAGAAAGAAACGAATTGACGGTGTATTATCAGCCCCGTGTCAATATTGTGACTGGCAAAATCACTGGGATGGAAGCTTTGGTGCGCTGGCAAAACCCAGATATGGGACTAGTAGCGCCGAATATATTTATTCCGTTAGCTGAGGAAAGTGGATTAATTATTCCGATTGGTGCATGGGTATTACGCACAGCTTGTATCCAAAATAAAGCTTGGCAAGCAGCAGGATTGCCGCCTTTGACAGTGGCTGTCAATCTATCACCTAAACAGTTTCGCCAAGCTACCCTAGTAGAGGATGTAGCGAACATTCTAGCGGAGACAGGATTAGAGCCACATTTTCTAGAGTTGGAAATTACCGAATCAACAGCGATCGCTGATTTAGAATTTACCAGAAATGTTTTACAAAAGTTAGAACAAATGGGGGTTCACCTTTCCATTGATGACTTTGGTACCGGACACTCTTCGCTTTCACGGCTACAACTTCTACCACTACACAACCTGAAAATTGATCGCTCCTTTATTCAAGAGTTAACCACAGATGTGCGAGTAGCTCATATTGTGAAAGCAATTGTCACTTTAGGACGTAATTTAGGTTTAAGACTCACGGCTGAAGGTGTAGAAAAGCAAGAAGAACTAGATTTCTTAAAATCTATTAATTGTGAGGATGTCCAAGGTTATTTTTTCTATAAACCAATGCCATCAGAAAAAGCAACAGAAGTTCTGCAAAACAGACATTTTTCTGAACTAGAGGAGAAAAATGGCACAGGGTATAAGCACGTAAAATCTGAGGTTGAGAGAATGGTGTAG
- a CDS encoding GNAT family N-acetyltransferase: protein MREHYRDFLIRNWEKGDRSRAAAVISYVLSEYGLGWEPNGADQDVLQVEEYYLATGGEFWVVEHQSQIVGTGAYYPINRGEKAVEIRKMYLLPSVRGIGLGKYLLQQLEAAIANRGFQQIWIETASILVEAVKLYESNGYQPATGVETARCDRVYVKYLD from the coding sequence ATGAGAGAACATTATCGAGATTTCTTAATTCGTAACTGGGAAAAGGGCGATCGCTCCAGGGCGGCCGCAGTCATCAGTTATGTATTATCAGAATACGGGTTGGGTTGGGAACCCAACGGTGCTGACCAAGATGTATTACAAGTTGAGGAATATTACTTAGCTACTGGCGGTGAGTTTTGGGTAGTGGAACACCAAAGCCAAATAGTCGGTACTGGGGCATATTACCCCATAAATCGCGGGGAAAAAGCTGTGGAAATTCGCAAAATGTATCTTTTACCAAGTGTCCGGGGTATTGGCTTGGGGAAATATTTGTTACAACAACTAGAAGCAGCGATCGCTAATCGTGGTTTCCAGCAAATTTGGATTGAAACAGCCAGCATATTAGTAGAAGCCGTGAAGTTATACGAAAGTAATGGTTATCAACCAGCGACGGGTGTGGAAACTGCACGATGCGATCGCGTGTATGTGAAATATCTAGACTAA
- a CDS encoding ComF family protein — MPSWQNHFQGFLNLFLQSHCPLCQRSTSETLCVYCARQLHNCGQKHPSASWQGEIPIFGWGVYGGSLKRAIAVMKYENQPNIARILGTYLGEAWLLNSPQPHTQPVVVPIPMHPDKQKQRGYNQAALIAESFCQTTKLKLNLNVLERVRETQAQFGLSASEREKNLAEAFAVGKEFRRQCPSMPVLLIDDIYTTGATTKSAVQTLRQSGITVLGLAAVAIAIKDQHTNS, encoded by the coding sequence ATGCCCAGTTGGCAGAATCATTTCCAAGGTTTCCTGAACCTGTTTTTACAGTCCCATTGTCCTTTGTGTCAGCGAAGTACATCGGAGACTTTGTGTGTATACTGTGCCAGACAATTACACAACTGCGGTCAAAAACATCCTAGTGCATCATGGCAAGGTGAAATACCGATATTTGGGTGGGGTGTGTATGGTGGTAGCCTCAAAAGAGCGATCGCCGTGATGAAATATGAAAACCAACCGAATATTGCCCGTATCTTGGGTACATACTTGGGTGAAGCATGGTTATTAAACTCTCCTCAGCCTCATACCCAACCAGTAGTTGTACCCATACCGATGCACCCAGACAAGCAAAAGCAACGTGGTTATAATCAAGCTGCCTTAATTGCCGAAAGCTTCTGTCAGACAACTAAGTTAAAATTAAATCTAAATGTTTTAGAAAGGGTGCGAGAAACTCAAGCGCAGTTTGGTTTATCAGCTTCTGAACGGGAAAAAAACTTAGCTGAAGCTTTTGCTGTCGGTAAAGAATTTCGCCGTCAATGCCCCAGTATGCCAGTATTGTTAATCGATGACATTTACACTACTGGTGCAACCACCAAATCTGCCGTACAAACACTTCGCCAGTCGGGAATTACAGTGTTGGGGTTAGCCGCAGTTGCGATCGCCATCAAAGACCAACATACTAATTCATAG
- a CDS encoding PPC domain-containing protein: MSKAFAAGFKRFITVPTIFLTISISTTAAFAQSKLYSPIPLTNLTELSDTLSEKDIPTGQGGFARDYTVKLNKGDNLAVDLSSENFDCIITLLAPDGSTVAENDDGPDGTSNSLLFTRINETGIYIIRVRSFGETGVGNFKLKVTKLQPIK; the protein is encoded by the coding sequence ATGAGTAAAGCTTTTGCAGCAGGTTTCAAAAGATTCATCACTGTTCCTACTATTTTTCTGACAATTAGTATCAGTACAACAGCAGCATTCGCCCAAAGCAAGTTGTACAGTCCAATTCCGTTAACTAATTTGACAGAACTTTCCGATACACTCTCGGAAAAAGATATACCCACAGGACAGGGTGGGTTTGCCCGTGACTATACAGTTAAATTGAATAAAGGTGATAACCTGGCAGTTGATTTATCTTCCGAAAACTTTGACTGCATTATTACGCTGTTAGCCCCAGATGGTTCAACGGTGGCAGAAAATGATGACGGCCCCGATGGTACAAGTAACTCCCTATTATTTACCCGCATCAACGAAACAGGAATATATATTATCCGCGTTCGGTCTTTTGGGGAAACTGGAGTGGGTAACTTTAAACTGAAGGTAACAAAACTGCAACCGATTAAGTAA
- a CDS encoding Cof-type HAD-IIB family hydrolase, whose translation MYMASPENQALPKQDIKLLVLDIDGTIAGKSNSLSKPVKQAISAAQAKGIHVAIATGRMYRSALRFHQEIRSNLPLAAYQGAWIQDPTNQKIHYHLPVAREIAYQLLDYFEEPQWRSLLSIHFYINDQLYVRELTRETKIYAQRSGITPIAVGDLRNILIEYEPTKILALCDDTEAISQLLGNLRRQYTPAELYLTTSVATFFEATNPAVNKGAAVRYFAEELLGLERNNVMAIGDNFNDVEMLEYAGIGVAMGDAPTEVQAIAQWIAPSVEKDGVAIAIQKFLLS comes from the coding sequence ATGTATATGGCATCGCCTGAAAATCAAGCTCTACCTAAACAAGACATTAAGTTACTAGTTTTAGATATCGATGGTACGATCGCTGGCAAATCTAATTCTTTAAGCAAACCAGTCAAGCAAGCGATCTCAGCAGCCCAAGCCAAAGGCATTCATGTTGCAATTGCTACTGGAAGAATGTATCGTTCTGCGTTACGCTTTCATCAAGAAATTCGCTCTAACCTGCCATTAGCAGCTTATCAGGGAGCCTGGATTCAAGACCCAACTAACCAAAAAATCCACTATCACTTACCTGTAGCCAGAGAAATTGCATACCAACTACTAGACTATTTTGAAGAACCCCAGTGGCGATCGCTTCTCTCTATTCACTTTTACATTAATGATCAACTGTATGTCCGGGAGTTAACTAGAGAAACTAAAATTTACGCACAACGTTCAGGAATTACCCCCATTGCTGTAGGTGATTTACGCAACATTTTAATTGAATATGAACCGACAAAAATTTTAGCTTTGTGTGATGACACAGAAGCAATTAGCCAATTATTAGGGAATTTGCGTCGCCAATATACGCCCGCAGAACTTTATCTCACAACTTCTGTTGCTACTTTTTTTGAAGCCACAAATCCTGCTGTTAATAAAGGTGCGGCTGTACGTTATTTCGCTGAAGAACTTCTCGGTTTAGAAAGGAATAACGTGATGGCTATTGGTGATAACTTTAATGATGTAGAAATGTTGGAATACGCTGGTATTGGTGTAGCGATGGGTGATGCACCCACAGAAGTACAAGCGATTGCTCAATGGATAGCCCCCAGTGTCGAAAAAGATGGAGTTGCGATCGCTATCCAAAAATTTTTACTTTCTTAA
- a CDS encoding glutamate acetyltransferase, whose amino-acid sequence MVTIVPPGWIYFELKPTYLASWLQNWVMGCREQLEKMGTENTTPKFNNYNPSHIFAIQHAYSRCCSLILLGHREKLIKLREPLPDTSTTLWQPVSQQPIPWLNHDNLLWLHHSTERDLLAQLVEVVDELVCSEIGDAIHWQKTAWKLSQAWEKFWCQCRIWGDVKINSPELAQSRLGLVIVTQHLLRYLLVEKLGVSAVWEL is encoded by the coding sequence ATGGTTACAATTGTTCCACCTGGTTGGATTTATTTTGAATTGAAACCAACATATTTGGCAAGTTGGCTACAAAACTGGGTTATGGGGTGTAGAGAACAACTAGAAAAGATGGGAACAGAAAACACAACTCCCAAATTTAACAATTACAACCCGTCCCATATATTTGCAATTCAACACGCTTATTCAAGATGTTGCTCATTAATCTTGCTGGGTCATCGGGAGAAATTAATTAAACTGCGGGAACCTCTACCAGATACAAGTACAACATTGTGGCAACCAGTATCTCAACAACCAATACCTTGGTTGAATCATGACAACCTACTTTGGCTGCATCACTCCACAGAGAGGGATTTACTGGCTCAGTTAGTGGAGGTGGTGGACGAATTGGTATGTTCTGAGATTGGTGATGCAATTCATTGGCAAAAAACCGCTTGGAAGTTGAGCCAGGCTTGGGAAAAATTTTGGTGTCAGTGTCGCATTTGGGGCGATGTAAAAATTAATTCACCAGAATTGGCTCAATCTCGCTTGGGTTTGGTTATAGTGACCCAACATTTGCTGAGATATTTACTAGTAGAAAAACTAGGAGTTTCTGCTGTGTGGGAGTTATGA
- a CDS encoding Crp/Fnr family transcriptional regulator translates to MTSLSSAERSLLPMQSPSSFSEASRPFLTWQRILDWAQEHYRCRTFSKDERIPARPGLLYLVQRGAIRMVGTAQVSATASQLTSRRINRTPEEAFLGFVGAGQPFEIVAQSPFTLQAYAHVDQTAVLWMYWHDLDNWPHFRREVMDAFRYQHQRKLLWLSALGQRRTIDRLLGFLTLLIEEYGEPAMSETDPDVIRGYCLPFPLTHAQIGSAIGSTRVTVTRLMGKLRQRGLILTQGDNLICLPAESINRAS, encoded by the coding sequence ATGACGTCTTTGTCTTCAGCCGAACGCTCTTTGTTACCTATGCAATCTCCATCCTCCTTTTCTGAGGCATCACGCCCCTTTTTGACTTGGCAACGTATTCTTGATTGGGCTCAAGAACACTATCGTTGCCGCACCTTTAGCAAAGATGAGCGCATTCCAGCTAGACCTGGTTTGCTGTATTTGGTGCAAAGAGGTGCGATCCGTATGGTAGGTACCGCTCAAGTGAGTGCTACTGCCAGTCAGTTAACATCTCGACGCATTAACAGAACTCCAGAAGAAGCTTTCTTGGGTTTTGTGGGAGCAGGACAACCATTTGAAATTGTGGCTCAGTCACCATTCACCCTCCAAGCATACGCCCATGTTGACCAAACTGCGGTGCTGTGGATGTACTGGCATGATTTAGACAACTGGCCTCACTTCCGGCGCGAGGTTATGGATGCCTTTAGGTATCAGCATCAGCGTAAATTGCTGTGGTTGAGTGCCTTGGGTCAACGGCGCACAATTGACCGCCTCTTAGGATTCCTCACATTGTTAATTGAGGAATATGGCGAACCCGCAATGAGCGAAACTGATCCCGATGTGATTCGTGGCTATTGTTTGCCTTTTCCCCTTACTCATGCCCAAATTGGTAGTGCGATCGGCTCTACTCGTGTAACTGTGACCCGCTTAATGGGCAAATTGCGTCAAAGAGGTTTAATCCTCACTCAAGGAGATAATCTCATTTGCTTGCCAGCAGAGTCGATTAATAGAGCAAGCTAA
- a CDS encoding PstS family phosphate ABC transporter substrate-binding protein, which produces MTQQHRTNETKVLVLTLAITLGLVGGLLWWFSHSYGIKGSYLTRTRVETPSTDTFSQIPDVPTGLFSYGGSTTWAPIRQQVDSAVSIVWPKFQLRYTEPIEAAPGSGTGIKMLLGNQLAFAQSSRAVKPEENEQAKKLGFALKEIPVAIDGIAIAVHPNLNLPGLTLTQLKDIYTGKVNNWEQLGGPKLPITPYSRRPEDSGTIEFFEENVLSGEKFGSNVQFIDTTTNALKEVAKNPGTIYYASAPEVVGQCSVKALPLGKQPNKFIEPYTKPYIPLDKCPKQRNQLNTEAFQTGDYPITRRLFVIVKQNGQADQQAGEAYANLLLTDQGQELIAKAGFVRLR; this is translated from the coding sequence ATGACACAACAACATAGAACTAACGAGACTAAAGTTTTGGTTCTAACACTAGCAATCACCTTGGGGCTAGTAGGTGGTTTGTTGTGGTGGTTTTCTCACAGCTATGGCATCAAAGGCAGTTATCTCACAAGAACAAGGGTAGAAACACCAAGTACAGATACCTTCTCGCAAATACCGGATGTCCCGACGGGGTTATTTAGTTATGGGGGTAGCACTACTTGGGCTCCGATCCGCCAGCAGGTAGATTCAGCCGTGTCCATTGTCTGGCCCAAATTTCAACTACGTTACACCGAGCCGATAGAAGCTGCACCCGGTTCTGGGACTGGAATTAAGATGCTGCTAGGTAATCAGTTAGCATTTGCTCAATCTTCTCGCGCTGTGAAGCCAGAAGAAAATGAACAAGCAAAAAAATTAGGGTTTGCACTCAAAGAAATACCTGTAGCAATTGATGGAATTGCGATCGCAGTTCACCCAAATCTCAATCTTCCTGGCTTAACCCTCACCCAGCTAAAAGATATCTACACAGGTAAAGTTAATAATTGGGAACAGTTAGGCGGGCCAAAATTACCCATAACACCATATTCTCGCCGTCCAGAAGATAGTGGCACCATTGAGTTTTTTGAAGAAAACGTCCTAAGTGGCGAAAAATTTGGTAGCAACGTCCAATTTATCGACACTACGACTAACGCCTTAAAAGAAGTAGCCAAAAATCCTGGTACAATTTACTATGCTTCCGCACCAGAGGTAGTCGGACAATGCAGCGTCAAAGCCTTACCCCTAGGTAAACAGCCAAACAAATTTATTGAACCTTACACAAAACCTTATATCCCCCTAGACAAATGTCCAAAACAGCGTAATCAACTGAATACTGAAGCATTTCAAACTGGTGATTATCCCATCACCCGACGTTTATTTGTCATCGTCAAACAAAATGGACAAGCAGATCAGCAAGCAGGTGAAGCTTACGCCAACTTATTGCTGACAGATCAAGGTCAAGAATTAATTGCGAAAGCTGGGTTTGTCAGACTGCGCTAA
- a CDS encoding serine/threonine-protein kinase gives MEAYCTRPRCPRPKNYFADLDDVSTLKTAQQKYCATCGMPLILDGRYMSTKLLGRGGFASAFLARDRRIPGIRACVVKQFQPAENVSANQLRIAQQLFEREADVLAEIGREHEQIPELYAFFQITVPSFTQPNYEEQFFYLVQEYIDGLNLEEELTQKGKFSEAEILYMLQEILKILKFVHDKNIIHRDIKPSNIMRRQDGKLFLLDFGAVKQVTNVASGTVASSTGIYSAGFAPPEQMTGNQVFPCTDLYALAVTAVTLLTSQPTTQLFDPLINQWTWRSHVDIDPRLANVLDKMLLPAVSQRFQSAEEVLKELFPQFIPPTTLTNTPTQPPLIQPPATFSTTELLSGAAVSGFEGALIAIALSSLISPMIAFTIAIVILSGMIFAQTRRWIKTTNLLIVAVISFAIVLFVPALQAGMDIQQIVILGIAGSLIAIAVTTLFQLIYKLLSIMF, from the coding sequence ATGGAAGCTTACTGCACTCGTCCACGCTGCCCCCGCCCAAAAAATTATTTTGCCGACCTAGATGATGTGTCAACCCTCAAAACAGCGCAGCAAAAATATTGCGCTACCTGTGGTATGCCACTCATCCTTGATGGGAGATATATGTCTACCAAATTACTGGGTCGGGGAGGATTTGCCTCTGCCTTTCTCGCACGCGATCGCCGCATTCCAGGAATTCGCGCCTGTGTAGTCAAACAGTTCCAACCGGCGGAAAATGTTAGTGCTAATCAACTGCGAATCGCTCAACAATTATTTGAAAGAGAAGCAGATGTCTTAGCCGAAATTGGCCGAGAACACGAACAAATTCCAGAACTCTACGCTTTTTTCCAAATTACTGTTCCTAGTTTTACTCAACCCAATTACGAAGAACAGTTTTTTTACTTAGTCCAAGAATATATTGATGGTCTGAATCTTGAGGAAGAATTAACCCAAAAGGGGAAATTTTCGGAAGCAGAAATTTTATATATGTTGCAGGAAATTCTCAAAATCCTCAAGTTTGTCCATGATAAAAATATTATTCATCGAGATATCAAGCCATCGAATATTATGCGCCGCCAAGATGGGAAATTATTTCTCTTAGATTTTGGCGCAGTCAAGCAAGTGACAAATGTGGCATCAGGGACAGTCGCCTCATCAACGGGAATTTATTCCGCCGGATTTGCCCCCCCAGAACAAATGACAGGAAATCAAGTATTTCCCTGTACAGATTTATATGCCTTGGCTGTAACTGCTGTGACTTTACTCACCAGTCAACCAACCACCCAGTTATTCGACCCACTAATTAACCAGTGGACTTGGCGATCGCATGTGGATATTGACCCCCGACTAGCCAATGTTTTAGATAAAATGCTGTTGCCTGCTGTCAGTCAACGTTTTCAATCCGCCGAGGAAGTACTCAAAGAACTGTTTCCGCAGTTCATCCCCCCAACTACACTCACAAATACACCAACTCAACCGCCCCTTATACAGCCACCTGCAACTTTTTCGACCACAGAGTTATTATCAGGGGCTGCTGTGAGCGGTTTTGAAGGTGCATTAATAGCGATCGCTCTCTCTAGTCTGATATCACCCATGATCGCTTTCACTATTGCCATCGTGATTTTGAGTGGGATGATTTTTGCTCAAACTCGACGCTGGATTAAAACCACAAATTTATTAATTGTGGCAGTAATATCTTTTGCGATCGTTCTTTTTGTTCCTGCCTTGCAAGCAGGAATGGATATTCAACAAATAGTAATATTAGGAATTGCCGGCAGTTTAATAGCTATTGCCGTAACCACACTATTTCAACTTATATATAAATTATTGTCTATTATGTTTTAA